Proteins from a genomic interval of Lactococcus protaetiae:
- a CDS encoding J domain-containing protein → MSFGIFLLIAFILVTIASVVWKYRGLIYFVGIVFLIWLFLKYFFVALFIILGLVIAHFVRKNEVNERISVEEDKAKQAHQEKVNAWRKEQERKYGSNWYHANRDEKQTRAEKSKDSQTTKLIDYDRRWDSTNPYIILGVRELSTFAEIKNQYKFLSKKYHPDVATELNSDTIMKKINWAWDEIRKEKENY, encoded by the coding sequence ATGTCATTTGGGATATTTTTATTAATTGCGTTTATTTTAGTGACGATTGCAAGTGTAGTTTGGAAGTATAGAGGTTTAATCTATTTTGTCGGAATTGTATTTTTGATTTGGCTATTTCTGAAGTATTTTTTCGTTGCTTTATTTATAATTTTAGGACTTGTGATTGCTCATTTTGTAAGAAAGAATGAAGTAAATGAGAGAATTTCTGTTGAAGAAGATAAAGCAAAACAAGCTCACCAAGAAAAAGTAAATGCATGGCGTAAGGAGCAAGAAAGAAAATATGGTTCTAATTGGTATCATGCAAACAGAGACGAAAAACAAACTAGAGCAGAAAAATCAAAAGATAGTCAAACTACGAAATTAATAGACTATGATAGACGCTGGGATAGTACAAACCCTTATATTATTTTAGGAGTAAGAGAACTATCAACATTTGCTGAAATAAAAAATCAATATAAATTTCTTTCAAAAAAATATCATCCAGACGTTGCGACTGAGTTAAATTCAGATACGATTATGAAAAAAATAAATTGGGCTTGGGATGAAATAAGAAAAGAAAAAGAAAACTACTGA
- a CDS encoding MFS transporter → MKEKLWTMTFVINMLLNFIFYLVFYLPTVVIGSMAMTEYHASASIAGILSGIFIVGGFIARLWTGNNMKRFGAKKLLYIGTIIYFVLTFGYFAVHSVGLLLLLRLIHGVGFGIAATASGTLAGAIVPASRRGEGIGYYALSVTLSSAVGPFLSMFLYASSGFNILIILSAILLFAALIGIFLLHIPKTTTHTSVSTDKKKKFAWSNYFEKKALTISLIAFLIGIAYSSILSFMDAYASSIHLAQAASFFFLVYAVTVLISRPLTGRIFDTHGDNFVMYPTYLFFAIGLFLIGLAHSGWMLLVAAIFIGLGYGSFSPFGQAIAIRTSGFERLGVATSTFFGLMDMGVGFGPFILGLIMPLLGYRNLYFASAIFSIIIAFIYYLLHGRHIKKSI, encoded by the coding sequence TTGAAAGAAAAATTATGGACAATGACCTTTGTCATTAATATGCTACTAAACTTTATCTTTTATCTCGTCTTCTACTTACCCACCGTTGTCATCGGTTCGATGGCAATGACTGAATATCATGCCTCAGCCAGTATTGCCGGTATCTTGTCTGGTATCTTCATTGTCGGCGGTTTCATTGCCAGGCTCTGGACAGGAAATAATATGAAACGTTTTGGAGCAAAAAAACTTCTTTATATTGGTACAATTATTTATTTTGTCCTTACTTTTGGTTATTTTGCAGTTCACAGCGTTGGTCTGCTCTTGCTTCTTCGATTAATTCACGGTGTTGGATTTGGTATCGCTGCAACCGCATCAGGAACACTTGCTGGAGCCATTGTCCCTGCTTCGCGTCGCGGTGAGGGGATTGGATATTATGCTCTTTCTGTAACATTATCTTCTGCCGTTGGGCCATTTTTATCTATGTTTCTTTATGCAAGTTCCGGTTTTAACATCCTCATTATTCTGTCTGCGATTTTACTTTTTGCTGCTCTTATCGGGATTTTTCTCCTACATATTCCTAAAACAACAACTCACACTTCTGTCAGTACTGACAAAAAGAAAAAATTTGCTTGGTCAAATTATTTTGAGAAGAAGGCTCTAACTATTTCACTCATCGCCTTTCTGATAGGTATTGCATATTCGAGTATTTTATCATTCATGGATGCCTATGCTTCATCGATCCATCTCGCACAAGCCGCTTCTTTCTTCTTTCTTGTCTATGCTGTCACCGTCCTTATTTCTCGTCCATTGACTGGCCGAATTTTTGACACTCACGGAGACAACTTTGTCATGTATCCGACCTACTTATTCTTCGCGATTGGATTGTTCTTGATTGGCCTAGCACATTCTGGCTGGATGCTCTTAGTTGCTGCTATTTTCATCGGTTTGGGCTATGGCTCATTCTCTCCTTTTGGTCAAGCAATTGCGATTCGTACTTCTGGGTTTGAACGTTTGGGTGTCGCAACTTCAACTTTCTTTGGTTTAATGGATATGGGTGTTGGCTTTGGACCATTTATCCTCGGCCTAATCATGCCTTTGCTTGGCTATCGTAATCTATATTTTGCTTCTGCAATTTTCTCAATTATCATTGCATTCATTTATTATTTGCTGCATGGGCGCCATATAAAAAAGAGTATTTGA
- the gatC gene encoding Asp-tRNA(Asn)/Glu-tRNA(Gln) amidotransferase subunit GatC codes for MSQITEEQVKHVALLSKLEFSEEEVSGFTATFGKIIDMVEMLDEVDTEGIPFTMNVADNLNFMREDVAEAGVDREKLMAAVPEKQDGFIKVPAMLSDGGDA; via the coding sequence ATGAGTCAAATTACAGAGGAGCAAGTCAAGCACGTGGCACTTTTGTCAAAGCTTGAGTTCTCGGAAGAAGAAGTGTCAGGTTTCACAGCAACTTTTGGAAAAATCATTGACATGGTTGAAATGCTAGATGAAGTAGATACTGAGGGGATTCCTTTTACGATGAATGTAGCAGATAATCTGAACTTTATGCGTGAGGATGTGGCAGAAGCAGGCGTTGACCGTGAAAAACTAATGGCTGCTGTGCCTGAAAAACAAGACGGATTTATCAAAGTCCCTGCCATGCTTTCCGACGGAGGTGACGCATAA
- a CDS encoding tetratricopeptide repeat protein, translated as MENFSLSTRLFMFAVVTSIEYDLRFFLSTTPETITVGDELISKSNDRNKKERVDKKSDIGIILDGLDLGDLVGLINSNGVILKLSNTTRNKINSILVEKLVPIRNRIMHSKPLYFSDRGTIEEAMRTLDKEFHFINWNELLKTKDKIYNNPEKLMASLKFIPEIEDNSMFHNLPEPEFDDTGYIGRKQELHDLDKLVNSDIYPVVTIVGNGGFGKTALVVKYLYDFIDSNNSNKFDAIVWTSLKTKTLSRGEFIKIKDSISNATEFFNDLQINLIQQTQNPIDDIITFMETFPTLLVIDNLETMPTLQVIEFLKRIPSKSKVLITSRKGLGELENRYELKELSSKDSIEYFRLLSKYFQLELHQRPDEELQRFIEKNLYSSPLVIKWYLTGIFYGADSNSILANKKEVIEFCMSNIIDKLAEKEIMVLWLLLNEGKPLTFGEIVYYIGEEDYHTLVDSVNKLKSTSMLSLDKSGINYSINSLAKDYLTYFRPVSNEFIDMIRDKRMKLYRILETISSKNENDPFDAKSIQHNLDNPSNKIASYYLTEALESSYQRDWTEASRYLERALTVAPEYFEIYKIRAFITSEMSNYSEAQEFYRIALENATDNTTSAVLNYHLSVFYTVKMQEHIKALEYIEKADELFPNNFRIQLEKGRILTNLSKYKEAIEIFEQIKLNNETTIKFANQYISKYLDVYLRRAQSLNFRDYSLKLSLLGDGLEKLDYLNEVDYKTSTILIKVLIEVVKLSNKDKEKSTLLFEKYYIKYQKEILKNNTGQLLTLKRIVKESEIKVQADIFHSLNDIHKKSKKSYSNFTVENEGIITQLFESSGFINNKFGKYYFDLEDFEYASPMEGDQVKFRIHSNEKGNQAKEIDLIF; from the coding sequence TATTGAATATGATTTGAGATTTTTTTTATCTACGACTCCCGAAACTATTACTGTTGGTGATGAGTTAATCTCAAAATCAAATGATAGAAACAAAAAAGAAAGAGTTGACAAAAAATCTGATATTGGTATTATTCTAGATGGCTTAGATTTAGGTGATTTAGTTGGATTAATTAACTCAAATGGAGTTATATTAAAATTATCAAATACTACGAGAAATAAGATTAATAGTATATTAGTGGAGAAACTAGTTCCGATAAGGAATAGAATAATGCATTCAAAGCCTCTTTATTTTTCTGACCGAGGAACAATAGAAGAAGCCATGCGAACTTTAGATAAAGAATTCCACTTTATAAATTGGAATGAACTTTTAAAGACAAAGGATAAAATATACAATAATCCCGAAAAATTGATGGCTAGTTTAAAGTTTATTCCAGAGATAGAAGATAATTCAATGTTTCACAATCTTCCAGAACCAGAGTTTGATGATACTGGATACATAGGTAGAAAACAAGAATTACACGATCTTGATAAATTGGTCAATTCGGATATTTATCCAGTAGTTACGATAGTAGGAAATGGAGGTTTTGGTAAAACTGCATTAGTTGTTAAATACTTATACGATTTCATTGACTCTAACAATTCTAATAAATTTGACGCTATTGTTTGGACAAGTTTAAAGACGAAAACGTTATCGCGCGGAGAGTTTATCAAAATCAAAGATTCTATTTCAAACGCTACTGAATTTTTTAATGATTTACAAATTAATCTTATTCAGCAAACTCAAAATCCAATTGATGATATTATTACTTTTATGGAAACTTTTCCCACATTATTAGTTATAGATAATTTAGAAACAATGCCAACTCTTCAGGTTATTGAATTTTTAAAACGCATACCAAGTAAATCAAAAGTATTAATTACGTCTCGTAAAGGGTTAGGTGAATTAGAGAATAGATATGAGCTGAAAGAGTTAAGTTCAAAAGATAGTATTGAATATTTTCGATTGCTTTCCAAATATTTTCAACTGGAACTTCATCAACGGCCAGATGAAGAACTTCAAAGGTTTATAGAGAAAAATTTGTATTCAAGCCCATTAGTAATAAAATGGTATTTAACAGGAATTTTTTATGGAGCAGATTCCAATTCCATTCTTGCCAATAAGAAAGAAGTTATCGAATTTTGCATGTCAAACATCATTGATAAATTAGCTGAAAAAGAAATAATGGTTCTATGGCTTTTACTCAATGAAGGAAAACCGCTGACTTTTGGGGAAATTGTCTACTATATTGGAGAGGAAGACTATCATACCTTAGTGGACAGTGTAAATAAATTAAAATCAACAAGTATGTTATCTTTAGATAAAAGTGGAATAAATTATTCTATCAATTCATTAGCTAAGGATTATCTGACTTATTTTCGTCCTGTATCGAATGAATTTATTGATATGATTAGAGACAAAAGGATGAAATTATATAGGATTCTTGAAACAATAAGTTCAAAAAATGAGAATGACCCTTTTGATGCTAAATCTATTCAACATAATTTAGACAATCCAAGTAATAAAATTGCTTCTTACTATTTAACAGAGGCTTTAGAAAGTAGTTATCAGAGAGATTGGACAGAAGCTAGTCGTTATCTTGAACGAGCTCTTACAGTAGCACCGGAGTATTTTGAGATATATAAAATTCGAGCTTTTATTACTAGTGAGATGTCTAATTATTCAGAAGCCCAGGAATTTTATAGAATAGCGTTAGAGAATGCAACAGATAATACTACCTCTGCCGTACTTAATTATCATCTAAGTGTATTTTATACTGTGAAAATGCAAGAGCATATTAAGGCTCTTGAGTACATAGAAAAAGCAGATGAGCTATTTCCAAACAATTTTAGAATACAACTTGAAAAAGGACGTATACTTACTAACTTATCAAAATACAAAGAAGCAATAGAGATTTTTGAACAGATTAAATTAAATAATGAAACCACAATTAAATTTGCTAATCAGTATATAAGTAAATATCTTGATGTTTATTTAAGAAGAGCTCAAAGTTTAAATTTCAGAGACTACTCATTGAAACTCAGTCTCTTGGGAGATGGGCTGGAAAAACTAGATTATTTAAATGAAGTGGATTATAAAACATCTACTATTCTAATAAAAGTCTTAATAGAAGTTGTAAAGCTCTCAAATAAGGACAAGGAAAAATCAACTTTATTATTTGAAAAGTATTATATTAAATATCAAAAAGAAATATTAAAAAATAATACAGGTCAACTGTTGACATTGAAACGTATTGTAAAGGAGTCTGAAATAAAGGTTCAAGCTGATATTTTCCATTCTTTAAATGATATACATAAAAAAAGTAAGAAAAGTTATTCTAATTTTACCGTTGAAAACGAGGGAATTATTACTCAATTATTTGAGAGTTCTGGTTTTATAAACAATAAGTTCGGAAAGTACTATTTTGATTTAGAAGATTTCGAATATGCCTCTCCAATGGAAGGTGATCAAGTAAAATTTAGGATTCACAGCAATGAAAAAGGTAATCAAGCTAAAGAAATTGACCTGATTTTTTAG
- a CDS encoding DUF975 family protein: MPRRVLKEQAKEALRDNFMAKMLLFIIPIILGILGGGNGIRTSLEHGNMHGDTLSNAAWVAITFFGLLGVIIGIAITLFVTVVTTGAIFNYIKIFRGERTNPQFNNVFVPFHDGSAGKIILLNVVKGLILILLAFIPIIGWAIGIYLSLGWSQSTYILFDQLEHGKYTGVMDVLRDSATMMKGLRGDYFVFSFSFFWWYVLYGVSGGLAGFWTMPYINMARVAYYENIGHL; encoded by the coding sequence ATGCCAAGAAGAGTATTAAAGGAGCAAGCTAAAGAAGCACTAAGAGATAACTTTATGGCGAAGATGTTGCTATTTATCATCCCGATTATTTTGGGGATTTTAGGTGGCGGAAATGGAATTCGTACATCTTTAGAGCATGGAAATATGCATGGAGATACGCTTTCTAATGCCGCTTGGGTGGCAATAACATTCTTTGGACTTTTGGGTGTGATTATTGGGATTGCAATTACTCTATTTGTGACAGTAGTAACGACTGGAGCGATTTTTAATTATATCAAGATTTTCCGTGGAGAACGTACTAATCCACAGTTTAACAATGTTTTTGTACCTTTTCATGATGGTTCTGCCGGCAAGATTATTTTGTTGAATGTTGTGAAAGGACTGATTTTAATCTTACTCGCCTTCATTCCAATAATTGGTTGGGCGATTGGGATTTATCTTTCTCTGGGCTGGTCGCAATCGACATATATTTTGTTTGATCAGTTAGAACATGGCAAATATACAGGGGTGATGGATGTTCTGCGAGATTCAGCGACGATGATGAAAGGGTTGCGTGGCGACTACTTTGTGTTTAGTTTCAGCTTCTTCTGGTGGTATGTGCTGTACGGAGTTTCTGGTGGGCTTGCAGGATTTTGGACAATGCCTTATATTAATATGGCTCGTGTTGCTTACTATGAAAATATTGGTCACTTATAG
- the codY gene encoding GTP-sensing pleiotropic transcriptional regulator CodY — MATLLEKTRKITAILQDGVTDLQQELPYNSMTERLANVIDCNACVINTKGELLGYSLPYNTNNERVDQFFYDRKLPDEYVRAAVRIYDTMANVPVDKPLAIFPEEVLSNFPNGVTTLAPIYGSGMRLGTFIMWREDGEFTDDDLILVELATTVIGVQLSNLKLEQMEENIRKDTMATMAVNTLSYSEMKAVKAIIEELDGEEGHVIASVIADKIGITRSVIVNALRKLESAGVIESRSLGMKGTYLKVLNTGLFDKLAGRNF; from the coding sequence GTGGCTACATTACTTGAAAAAACACGTAAAATCACTGCGATTTTGCAAGATGGAGTGACTGATTTGCAGCAGGAACTTCCATACAATAGCATGACTGAACGTTTAGCAAATGTCATTGACTGTAATGCCTGTGTGATTAATACGAAGGGCGAGTTACTTGGTTACTCACTACCTTACAATACTAATAACGAACGTGTTGACCAATTTTTCTATGACCGTAAGTTACCTGATGAATATGTTCGGGCTGCGGTTCGTATTTATGATACAATGGCAAATGTTCCAGTTGACAAGCCTTTAGCGATTTTCCCAGAAGAAGTACTCAGTAATTTCCCTAATGGAGTGACAACTTTGGCACCAATCTATGGTTCTGGTATGCGTTTAGGTACGTTTATCATGTGGCGTGAAGATGGTGAGTTCACGGATGATGACCTTATTTTGGTTGAGTTGGCAACAACAGTTATTGGCGTTCAACTTTCAAATCTCAAACTTGAACAAATGGAAGAAAATATCCGTAAGGATACAATGGCTACAATGGCAGTCAATACGCTTTCTTATTCAGAGATGAAGGCTGTTAAAGCGATTATTGAAGAGCTTGATGGTGAAGAAGGTCATGTCATTGCTTCTGTCATTGCTGACAAAATTGGGATTACACGTTCTGTCATTGTCAACGCTTTGCGTAAGCTTGAATCTGCGGGCGTTATCGAATCTCGTTCGCTCGGTATGAAAGGAACTTACCTTAAAGTTCTCAACACAGGTTTGTTTGACAAACTTGCTGGACGTAACTTCTAA
- a CDS encoding DUF3173 family protein yields the protein MCLKIEKEGRLNIMNRNLISKPIITCEDLIQLGLPPTQAKRVIHDAKKKAVLAGFTFYNGKQNFAPSKFIFEIIGIAEVA from the coding sequence TTGTGTTTAAAAATTGAAAAGGAAGGAAGATTAAATATTATGAATCGAAATTTGATTAGTAAACCTATAATTACTTGTGAAGATTTAATACAGTTGGGTTTACCACCAACACAAGCGAAAAGAGTAATTCATGATGCGAAAAAAAAGGCAGTTTTAGCAGGATTTACTTTTTATAATGGAAAGCAAAACTTTGCGCCTTCTAAATTTATCTTTGAAATTATTGGAATAGCAGAGGTAGCTTAA
- a CDS encoding site-specific integrase, whose translation MATIRYRQRGVKKLWHFEIRDESGKSVAYQGGFKTKRMAQLAGSPIFQEIQNGSKLSPEMTLLNLYDYWFDVKINSKDLEVATFRKYSYYKNVIQENFDIPIKNIKTSQYQQKMNKLGEKVSYDVLQRINSVIHKSIQLAKSDKVLVDDFTLGVDLNTQKKSKLIENKYLHSISDILKLQKELRERLNYKKSVVPYVLYILLSTGMRYGEAIALTWNDINFENEIIHTYRRFNTSPKIWKFVAPKTDISIRDIPLNKNDIEVLKSLKKEQKSSNSELDIKNKNNLVFQHYGLTHDVPSTVSSNKTLRKILDDMKIEPSNLSVYGLRHTRASYLIHSGIPVDVCAKVLGHTVIQFEKTYRHLLIEKRDEGFDAIRKIL comes from the coding sequence ATGGCAACAATACGATATAGGCAACGTGGAGTAAAAAAACTTTGGCATTTTGAAATTAGAGATGAATCAGGAAAAAGTGTAGCTTATCAAGGTGGATTTAAAACAAAGAGAATGGCTCAACTAGCTGGAAGTCCAATCTTTCAGGAAATTCAAAACGGAAGTAAGTTAAGCCCAGAAATGACACTCCTTAATTTATATGATTACTGGTTTGATGTAAAAATTAATAGTAAAGATTTAGAAGTAGCAACTTTTAGAAAATACTCTTATTATAAAAATGTGATTCAAGAAAACTTTGATATTCCAATAAAAAATATTAAGACAAGTCAGTATCAGCAGAAAATGAATAAATTAGGGGAAAAAGTTAGCTATGATGTTTTGCAAAGAATAAATAGTGTCATTCATAAGTCTATACAGTTGGCAAAAAGTGATAAAGTGCTTGTTGATGATTTTACATTAGGTGTAGATTTGAATACACAAAAGAAGTCAAAACTAATTGAGAATAAATATCTTCATAGCATATCAGATATATTAAAATTACAAAAGGAATTACGAGAGCGATTGAATTATAAAAAATCAGTAGTTCCTTATGTCCTTTATATTTTGCTTTCTACGGGTATGAGATATGGAGAAGCAATTGCTCTTACATGGAATGATATTAATTTTGAAAATGAAATAATTCATACTTATCGAAGATTTAACACTTCGCCTAAAATTTGGAAATTTGTTGCTCCAAAAACTGATATTTCAATTAGAGACATTCCACTAAATAAAAACGATATAGAAGTTTTAAAAAGTTTAAAAAAAGAGCAGAAATCTAGTAATTCAGAATTAGATATTAAAAATAAAAACAATTTAGTTTTTCAACATTACGGTTTAACTCATGATGTGCCAAGCACGGTATCAAGTAATAAGACACTTAGAAAGATATTAGATGATATGAAAATAGAGCCTAGTAATTTATCAGTATATGGTCTAAGACACACTAGAGCTAGTTATCTAATTCATTCAGGAATACCTGTTGATGTTTGCGCAAAAGTTTTGGGTCATACTGTAATACAATTTGAAAAGACTTATCGTCATTTGTTAATTGAAAAAAGAGATGAAGGTTTTGATGCAATTAGAAAGATATTGTGA
- a CDS encoding CoA-binding protein: MMYEFENPSQEQLFDYLKKAKTIAVVGISNKTDRSSYLIAQGLQKNGYKIIPVNPLLEGQELLGEKVYASIKDVPIHIDIVDIFRRSEFLADVARDFVDTDADVFWAQLGLQSEEAEQILRAAGKNDIVMNRCIKIEYAYSGLGKK, encoded by the coding sequence ATCATGTACGAATTTGAAAATCCTAGTCAGGAACAACTTTTTGACTATCTCAAAAAAGCAAAAACAATCGCAGTTGTCGGTATTTCAAACAAAACTGACCGTTCTTCTTATCTTATCGCACAAGGGCTGCAAAAAAATGGTTACAAAATCATTCCTGTTAACCCACTTCTTGAAGGACAAGAGTTACTCGGCGAAAAGGTTTATGCCTCCATCAAGGACGTCCCTATTCATATTGACATTGTTGATATTTTCCGTCGAAGCGAATTTTTAGCAGATGTTGCACGTGACTTTGTAGATACAGATGCCGATGTTTTTTGGGCACAACTTGGTCTTCAATCAGAAGAAGCCGAACAAATTCTACGCGCTGCAGGAAAAAACGACATTGTCATGAACCGTTGCATTAAGATTGAGTATGCTTATTCTGGACTAGGAAAAAAGTAA
- the tgt gene encoding tRNA guanosine(34) transglycosylase Tgt: MVEHAIKYRLIKKEKHTGARLGEIITPHGTFPTPMFMPVGTQATVKTMSPEELKQLGSGIILSNTYHLWLRPGDELVAQAGGLHKFMNWDQPILTDSGGFQVYSLVQNKKNITEEGVKFKSHLDGRELFLNPEKAIGIQNNLGSDIMMSFDECPPFYQPYDYVKASVERTSRWAERGLNAHRRAYDQGLFGIVQGAGFEDLRRQSANDLTSMDFAGYSIGGLAVGESHKEMNAVLDFTTPMLPENKPRYLMGVGAPDSLIDGVIRGVDMFDCVLPTRIARNGTLMTHFGRVNIRNAKYEHDFTPLDPMCNCYTCTNYTRAYLRHLIKADETFGLRLCSYHNLHFLVNLMKDVRQAIVDDNLLEFREDFCERYGYNKPDAKDF; this comes from the coding sequence ATGGTAGAACACGCAATAAAATACAGATTAATAAAAAAAGAAAAACATACTGGTGCAAGACTCGGTGAGATTATTACACCACACGGGACTTTCCCAACACCAATGTTTATGCCCGTAGGAACTCAAGCGACGGTCAAAACAATGAGTCCCGAAGAACTCAAACAACTTGGCTCAGGTATTATCCTCTCGAACACTTACCATCTTTGGCTCCGTCCAGGTGATGAGCTTGTTGCACAAGCAGGTGGACTTCATAAGTTTATGAATTGGGATCAGCCTATTCTCACAGATAGTGGTGGTTTCCAAGTTTACAGCCTTGTTCAAAATAAAAAAAATATCACAGAAGAAGGCGTGAAATTCAAAAGCCACTTGGACGGACGTGAACTTTTTCTCAATCCAGAAAAGGCAATTGGAATCCAAAACAATCTTGGCTCTGATATCATGATGTCCTTTGATGAATGTCCGCCATTCTATCAACCTTATGATTATGTTAAAGCTTCTGTTGAACGTACATCCCGTTGGGCAGAGCGTGGTCTAAATGCACACCGTAGAGCGTATGATCAAGGTCTGTTTGGTATCGTGCAAGGTGCTGGTTTTGAAGACCTTCGGCGACAATCGGCGAATGATTTAACTTCAATGGATTTTGCAGGATATTCTATTGGCGGTCTTGCTGTCGGCGAATCCCATAAAGAAATGAACGCTGTTCTGGACTTTACTACACCGATGTTGCCTGAAAATAAACCACGTTATCTTATGGGGGTGGGAGCACCTGATAGCTTGATTGATGGTGTCATTCGTGGAGTGGATATGTTTGACTGTGTCTTACCCACTCGCATTGCACGAAATGGAACACTAATGACTCATTTTGGTCGTGTCAATATAAGAAATGCAAAATATGAGCATGATTTCACACCGCTTGACCCGATGTGCAACTGCTATACTTGCACGAACTACACACGCGCTTATCTGCGACATTTAATCAAAGCAGATGAAACATTCGGCCTAAGACTTTGCTCATACCATAATCTTCATTTCCTTGTTAATCTCATGAAAGACGTCCGTCAAGCCATCGTTGACGATAATCTTCTTGAATTCCGCGAAGATTTTTGTGAACGTTATGGTTATAACAAGCCTGATGCCAAAGACTTCTAG
- a CDS encoding type II toxin-antitoxin system RelB/DinJ family antitoxin produces MRGVDMSVIQVSARVDKTLRDEAQKVFDKQGLDVATVIKMLITKTAYEQQIPLTLFTQSSTGYPSGWFSPERVEARGKISEMTKKSEAKTLDFSKTEDVAEFFNEKFPEYEGLM; encoded by the coding sequence ATGAGAGGTGTAGATATGAGTGTGATTCAAGTTTCTGCAAGAGTAGATAAAACTTTGAGAGATGAAGCTCAAAAAGTATTTGATAAGCAAGGGCTAGATGTTGCGACTGTGATTAAGATGTTAATTACAAAAACAGCTTATGAACAACAAATACCGCTCACTCTTTTTACTCAATCATCAACAGGTTATCCTTCGGGGTGGTTTTCTCCTGAACGAGTAGAAGCAAGAGGAAAAATTTCTGAAATGACTAAAAAATCAGAAGCAAAAACACTTGATTTCTCAAAAACAGAAGATGTTGCGGAGTTTTTCAATGAGAAATTTCCAGAGTATGAGGGGTTAATGTAG
- a CDS encoding pyridoxal phosphate-dependent aminotransferase, translating to MKEFEKSHKLDNVSYDIRGPVLDEAQRMRANGEKILRLNTGNPAEFGFLAPDEVIRDLIQNAVESEGYSDSKGIFSARKAIMQYCQIKGFPNVDVDDIYTGNGVSELIVMSMQGLLDTGDEVLIPMPDYPLWTASVSLAGGKAVHYICDEQAGWFPDIDDIKSKITNNTKAIVLINPNNPTGALYSKELLLEIVQIAREHDLIIFSDEIYDRLVMDGATHVPIASLAPDVFVVTMNGLSKSHRIAGFRVGWMVLSGDKSHVKGYIEGLNMLASMRLCSNVLAQSVVQTSLGGTQSVDKLLLPGGRIYEQREFIYNAINAIPGLSAVKPQAAFYIFPKIDREMYRIDNDEQFVLDFLKQEKILLVHGRGFNWNQPDHFRIVYLPRVDELAEIQEKMERFLHQYRR from the coding sequence ATGAAAGAATTCGAAAAATCACATAAGTTAGATAATGTTAGTTACGATATTCGTGGCCCAGTGCTTGATGAGGCGCAGAGGATGCGAGCCAATGGTGAAAAAATCTTGCGTCTAAATACGGGAAATCCCGCAGAATTTGGTTTTTTGGCACCTGATGAAGTGATTCGTGATTTAATTCAAAATGCAGTGGAGAGTGAGGGTTACTCTGACTCAAAAGGGATTTTTTCTGCACGTAAAGCTATTATGCAGTATTGTCAGATTAAAGGTTTTCCAAATGTTGATGTTGATGATATTTATACGGGAAATGGTGTTTCTGAACTCATTGTAATGAGTATGCAAGGCTTGCTCGACACAGGTGATGAAGTTCTTATTCCCATGCCTGATTATCCACTTTGGACAGCATCGGTTAGCTTAGCTGGTGGTAAAGCTGTGCATTATATATGTGATGAGCAGGCAGGCTGGTTCCCAGATATTGATGATATTAAATCAAAAATCACAAACAATACAAAAGCGATTGTTCTGATTAATCCTAATAATCCGACTGGTGCGCTTTATTCTAAGGAATTATTACTAGAAATTGTGCAAATTGCTCGTGAACATGATTTGATTATCTTTTCTGATGAAATCTACGATCGACTAGTGATGGATGGTGCTACGCACGTACCGATTGCAAGTCTTGCTCCAGATGTTTTCGTGGTCACAATGAATGGTCTCTCAAAATCTCATCGAATTGCAGGTTTCCGTGTGGGCTGGATGGTTTTATCAGGTGACAAATCTCATGTTAAGGGTTATATTGAAGGGCTGAATATGCTTGCTTCAATGCGCCTTTGTTCAAATGTTTTGGCGCAATCTGTTGTCCAGACTTCACTCGGAGGTACTCAGTCTGTTGATAAGTTACTTTTACCTGGTGGACGTATTTATGAACAGCGTGAATTTATTTATAATGCCATCAATGCTATTCCGGGATTATCGGCAGTTAAGCCACAGGCGGCATTCTATATCTTCCCAAAGATTGACCGTGAAATGTACCGAATTGACAATGACGAACAGTTTGTACTAGATTTTTTGAAGCAAGAGAAAATCTTGTTAGTACACGGGCGAGGATTCAACTGGAATCAACCAGACCATTTCCGAATTGTTTATTTGCCTAGAGTTGACGAGTTGGCAGAAATTCAAGAAAAAATGGAACGTTTTTTGCATCAATATAGAAGATAA